The Heyndrickxia acidicola sequence TCGTGCAAAAGACGCAGCAAAAACATTTTAATTGGTTTAATTACCCATTAATGCGTAAAAGGACAGGCTAAATCCTGTCCTTTTTATTTTTATTATAAAGGCTCTTTTCATATACTTTGTTGCTATTGGAGACAAAAAAATCATTTTAATATATATTCAGTATTAAAACTTGTGAATAGCACATGAAAAGATGTCACGAAGATAGACAACGTAAGAAAAAATCATTGTACGTAAAGTAACGGCCTATGCGAAAACAGCCATTATAAAATTTTTTATTCTTAAAAATTCAACCAATGTAGTCTCAGTTTAGCTTCAGCGGCTAGCTTATTTATACGTCTCTTCCTTCCGATAAGTCATCATCAGCTCGTGAACTTCCTCGTCTAAGGAAGTTTCCTACAAGAAGCAAAGGGACGACGAATCCCCCCTCTCGCTTTCAAAAGCTGGAACCTTAACCGATAATCAACCACCAAAACGAACAGAGCAATACCCAAGTCTAAGTAAATGGCCATTGGTAATGTAAATCTAACGTTGACTGGAGCTAAAGGCACGAGACTCCTGCGGGATCAACGGTAAGGGGAGACCCCGCAGAAGCGCAGCGACGAGGAGGCTCCACTACCGCTCCGCGGAAAGCTAGTGCCTGCAGCGCAAATCAACCAGCAGAAAGACTACGAAACGTACACCAATATGCAAGACGCATAAGCTATTCTTAAGTAAGCGAATCTTCTTTTTGCATCTGTACAATTCTTGCACTGATATTAGCTATTAAATGAAGGATGGACATCAGGACAAGGCCAGAAACAATCAAAACCATAACAGCTGAAAGTTTTCCAGTCAGTATGACAGTAATAGTGGCCAGGATGACTAGAACAAAAGCCAACAGCAAACCAAAGACTAGTTGATTTTTCATTTTTTTAAGTTTTCTTAGCTTAGCAATGCCATTTATCGAAATATCAGGAAAACAGACGTTCTCCCTTTCCGCTTGAAAGTAATGCCATCCAAGCCATTCAGCAGTGTGTGTCCAGCCTGCTTTTTGAAAAATATTAAGATACTCCTGCTTATGTTTACTCCTTATCCACTCATAATCCGTTCTATATTTAAATCGTTGCTGGTTAGTTTTTTCAAAATAATAGTAAAAATAGCGGCAGCCTTTTAAAATCCAGCCGTTTCTGGCCATTTGTTTCAGCCAGTCTTCCTCCTTTTTAATTTGCCAGGCAAAAAAAGGTTTAAAAACTCTTTTTTTCATTATTTCCCTTCCTCTAAAGCTTAGTTTATATCTTATATTTTATTATATAAAGCCCTTTTCCTCCATCCATTGAAGGGCTATTTATGAACATATTGTTTATTTTTTTCAAGGCTATTTCGGAAGCAATTCATAATTATAACGCAGGACCCGTTATCTTAAGGCTATACAACAAAGTTTACGAAAGGAGACTTTAGAAAAGAACCTATTGTATTAGAAGCTGGAACAATCGGAGAACACAATAGTAGAAGAACAAGAAGAATGTTATACAGAATGGAGACAGTAGGTGCCGGGTTTTTAAGGAACTGTTAACTATATATCCATTGATAAAACAGCGAAACCCGGATTATAAGAGTTTAATTCAGTTCAAGTAAGACAACAATTTTTCCAACCTCCAGCTCCGATACTGTCATTTCCGCTTCCTCATCAAGGCACCCATAGCTTGCTAACAGATGCTTCAGATCATCATGGGTTTCCCCATAGACATAAGAGGCTATTGGAGCTGCGGCCAGGATATGGCCAATGCCGGGATTAAGCAGCTGGGGAAGAATAAAAATACCTCCAAGACCAGCAAGCAAACCTGATAGTATGCCGAGGAAGCGGTGGCTGATTGCCTGTTTTTCTGAAACCTGCATGGTCTGGGTAATGACTTCCATGTCATGAACAGCTTTTGATACGACAGATATTTGACCGCATTCAAAGCCTTCCAGCAATAAATGATAGATATAGCTGATCGTTTCCTCAGCAGTATAAAATGAACCGACTTTTTGCATATCCATCCACCCTTTTCCTCCTTTATCAATTCTTTCGACTGCAGGTTTAAAACAACATCCCTTACCACTTACTCTACCTTTTTAAACAGGATAACGTATTTCTTTTACAACTTTATTGTGTACATATTTCATCTAGATAACAAAGTTTTACAGTTATGCCTGCTCTTCTTAAGATTTTTTTCATGATATTGAAAAATAGTGTATGAAATCCAAAAAGAGGAACAACCTATAACTAAACATTTATAAGGAGATGATAAAATGAATAAAATCAGAGTGATCATTATGGCCCTAGTCGTGGTATTAGCCGCTGCCGGATTTTCCTCCGTTCATGCTCAGGAAACAGCAAAGCAGCAGCCAATGGAACAACAGCATGTAAAACTCACAGCAAAACAAAAAGCAGAATTGGCAAATCTGACAAAGGATTTAATGGAAAAGAAAAAACAATTAGTGAGTAAATACGCCGAATTTGGTGTAATTCCGAAAGAAAAGGCTGACAAAATCATTGCCCATTTAGACAAACGTTACGCTGAAATGGACAAAAATGGATTTATTCCTCAATGGAAGCATCATCATGAGCATCATCAGCATCATCAAGATTAATTAAATTCTTGGTTGAATGAAGAGAAATTTCAAATCAAAGGGGAGTGACTTTTTTGTCACCCCCCTTTTTTCTTTTAATGAACCTTTAACTGTATTAGATTGCCTGAAGGATCGTGAACAAAGTAAGCTTTGTTTTCCTCTTGTATCTTTACTTTCATGGAACTTAATGTTGAAATGATATGATTCAATGTTTCTTTATCACTTAAAACAATAGTGAAATAATGAAGTCCTGCACTTTTTTTCGATGGTGCGGGTATTCCTTCACCATTCCAAATGTTTAAACCGATGTGGTGATGATATTCTCCTGTCGATATAAATAAGGCATGATTACTAAGCTTTTGGACAATATTAAATCCAAGGCCACTTACATAAAAATCCCCTGCATCCTTTAGATTTGCTACGTGCAGATGAATGTGGCCCATGATTGTGTCTTTCGGCAAACCAAGCCATTCCTTTTCTTTCCCCTGCGCAAGCAAATCTTGAGCCTGAATGGGCTCTGTCGCCATTACCACTTGGCCCTCCGTCCATTCCCACTCCTCAGAAGGCCGGTCTGCATAAACCTCAATACCATTTCCATCAGGATACTGCAGATAAATGGCTTCACTAACCAGATGATAAGATGCTCCCTGAATTGGATATCCAGTCCTTAGAAGGTGGTACAAAAACACACCCAGCTCTGAACGGTTTGGCAACAAAAGCGCGAAATGGTAAAGTCCTGTTCTTCTTGATTCTTTCGGGAGCACACCCTCAGGCTGCTCGAGCGTCAACAGAGGTTGATAACCATCTGCTGTTAAGAGAACTTTTTGTTCAAATTGCTGTAGAATTTTTAAGCCTAGTATACCCTGATAGAATACAATCGATTTTTCTATATCCTCTACTATTAAGTTAATGGATGCAGCAAAGATATTGGGGGGCTGGTGAAATGTCATTTTATAGTATTCCTTTCTATATTAACTTACTTTATGTAAGTAACTATATATTTGATAATACATTACGTCAAGCAGTAAGTTCCTCCTAGTTTATATAGTTTATTGATTTTTCAGAATCTATGAGGTTATTATCCAAAAAAACGGGTATAGATAGTTAAATGGAGAGGAGGTGATATTCATGAGATGTGATATCTGTGGAAACAAAGGAATGGTTAACGGAGTATATTGTAAATGCGGACATGGAATTTATTTAGCTATTGAAAATGGGGATTACCATGGAGATTCAGAGTATGAAAAAATGCTTGCTGACACATATATTCGGTATGAAAAATTATTTAACGGGTTAGGAGAATATCAACAATGCGTGTAAAGCAAAATACTTCGTAGCGGGCAGGAATCATTAAAAAGAATCCTGCCTTTTGTTTAGCATATCCTTTTTGTGTGCTTTGGTGCAGTTTCTCAATGAATTAGTTAATAAAATAGATTAACCAATAAGTACATATTTATTCATTGGACATTTTTCACTTTCTAAGCAAATCCAACCTATCCATAAACCCGCCATTTTTTATACTTCTTCTTATTCTTCTTCCGTTTAAATCTTTCAATTCCTCATCCTTTTCCTTTTTGTACGATTATTACCATCTATATTTCGTCGAACTTGTAAAAAAATAAAATGGGAGCTACATCCCACAAGGAGGCGATAACATTGATAAAAGGAAAGAAAAGGCTGTTTGCAGCACCTGTGCTATTGTTGGGCCTTGCTGCCTGCAATCATCAAGGGAACAACTCTGCCATGGATAATACCCGTGATGACAGAGCTTTGCGTAATGTCAGTTATAATGAAGGAAATGTACCGCATCCCTATCATAGAGGTGTAATTACACACAATCAAAATGATAAAACCAGGTACCGCTATCCGGATAGGCTTGTAGGGGTAAATATATCTGCTATGGATACTAACCAGTCAAGCTCGGTTTATCCGCAAACAAAAGCAGTGTTAACACAGGATGCTAAATATGAATCAGTACCGGTTAATCCAGAGAATGCGATAGGCTTTCAGGCAGGCCCCATTCCGGGAGTACAGGCAGGTATATCTCCAGGAGGAAATTCAACAAGTCAAAATGGGGGCAACCTCGCAAGTCCTGGAACACAGAATCAGTCTCCTGCCCAAAATAACGCTTCTATTGGAAATATGGCCAAGCAGGTAATTGATTTAACAAACCAGCAGAGGAAACAAAACGGACTTCCTGCTTTAAAAGCAGATAAGCAATTAAGCGGAGTTGCCGATAAAAAGGCAACTGATATGGAGCAAAACCACTATTTTTCCCATACAAGCCCTACCTATGGGTCTCCTTTTGATATGATGCGCGATTTTGGAGTAACCTATAATACCGCTGGAGAAAACATTGCAAAGGGACAACAATCGGCACAGGATGTAGTAAATCAGTGGATGAATAGCGAAGGGCATCGCAAAAATATTCTTAATCCTAATTTCACTAATATCGGTGTAGGATATGACACAAATGGAAATTATTGGTCACAAATGTTTACTGGTAAGTAAATAAAGAAAAAGGAAATCGGAGCTGGAAAGAGGAAATCTTAGCTTTCTTCCCGGTTTTCTTTTTTTTATTCCCTTGCCGGCTAATCTACGGAAAAGCGTTTAAAAATCACACCTGGCCGGGTTTATCTTCCTCTTGTATTTCAATGTATTCGCTTCCTATAAAGCCTATCACATTAAAGCATACCAAGCATTTTTTCACCTTAGGCTGTTTTCGCATAGAATGTTGGTTTTCGTACAATAGTATAAAATTACGCCAGGTTTCTAACCGATTTTGGCGAAAATTTAATTTTGTATAGTGAAACGCTGTTTTACCCACTTTTTCATTATAATAGCAGCAAAATTTTTTTATAATTAATATCTTAGCGGCTAATACTATCCGCAAATGTTTTAAGCACTGTTCCTAATCCTTCCTTTGAAAAAAAATAGAAACATGTAAAGGTAGTTATAACCATGATGGTTTTAAAAGGGATTCCACGAATCTTTAGTAAATATTTGCTTATGACCCAAACAATGAATAATGGAAGAATAAAATAGTGAAACATCATATCCATTATTCCATTTTCTAAAGCATTAAATATGCTGTGCATCTGGTTGCCTATTTCAGTTGGCATTCCTTTCACCTTCCTCATAACAAATAATTCGACAAGGACTATTGATTTCCTTTAGATTTTTCATGGTACTCTTGGACCATTTTGTCAAAGCATTGGAATAGGACAAACGTATTTGAAATCTTATATAGAAAAAAAGCACCTAATAATAAGGCGCATCAACTGTTTTCTCTTTTATTACACTCTATTTTTTCATCAATGAGTTTGACCATGTATTCTCTAATATAAATTTGTTTTCTTCTTTCTCTATCAATAAAAGAATATAAAATAATGAGAACAAGCCCGATAACGGCTCCTGCCGTTTTTAAAAACCAGCTTCCTGAAAGCTCCTTAAGAAAAAGAAATTTTGTCGGTATTTGAACAATAAACAAATAAACAATAAGCGCCACAATCAGTCCGATTGTAAAACCTCTAAATCCAAAATAAGAATCGGCTTTTTGCTGTGCTTCAAGATGTTTTTTCATCTCAAGAAAGACCTTCTTCTGTTCAATATTCCATTTTCCGTAATATTCCTCTAATACCAGCAGATCAAAATAAGCTTTTCTTTGCAGCTTTTCATAGTTTGCATGTTTTCTTAGAGCTTTAATTTTTATTGTCAAACTTTTTCGCTTCTTCATACTTGATCACCATAATCACTATAGTGTATTCATAATTAAATAACAATGATCTAATTTTACCATCACCAGTTTCTGCTGGTTAATAATGATGTTTACTTTTTCAAAGATTCTTTTAACCTTGGTGATATTTGTGCTCACAAACAGTTAAAACAAGAGGATTAAAGTACAGACATGTAATACAAGAGAAGAGCAGTTAAAAAACAAAAAAAGTGGCGCAGAAAATAGGATAATGCCGCTTTAACACTAGGGGCTGACCCCTTTAATGCTTTACCGAAATCAATCATCACCTTTTCCCTTCAATCAGACTGTTACAGCCGCAAAAAACCACCTTTTATCATAAAGGTGGTTTTTACATGCGTATAGTTATTACTCTCCAACCACTTTTCCCAGCACCTTGGACATTTCCAATACAGATATTTTTTCAACAAGGCGATAGCTTTCCTGATTCAGCCCATCGATGATGACTCTTGTTCCATGCTCCTTGTATTTGATGATGACTTTGTCTATTGCGCCTACTGCTGTATCATCCCAAATATGAGCATGTGAAAGATCAATAACAATTTCTTTCACATTTTCTTTAAAATCAAAAGCATTCACAAAATCTGTAACTGATGCAAAGAAAAGCTGTCCTGTGACTTTATATATTTGTCTAATTGAATTGCTGGACATTAGTTTTACTTCTATCTTTGAAATTTTCACAGCAAAGAAGACAGCACTTAAAATTACGCCAACCAGTACCCCAATCGATAAATTATTAGTGGCAACGACAGTAATAACTGTAATGATCATGACGGCAGAATCTGTTTTTGGCAATATGTGTAGTTTAGTTAAAGAGGACCAGTCAAACGTTCCAATACACACCATAATCATTACTGATACAAGAGCCGCCATCGGAATTTTAACTAGGACATGATTTAATGCAACGATTAAAACCATTAGAAAGACAGCAGCTACAAAAGTGGAAAGTCTTCCCCGCCCTCCAGATCTTACGTTAATTCCCGATTGCCCAATCATGGCGCAGCCGGCCATACCTCCGAACAATCCCGAAACAATATTGGCCATTCCCTGGCCACGGGCTTCCTTATTTTTATCACTGTCTGTATCCGTAAAATCATCCACAATTTGCGCTGTTAATAGGGATTCAATTAACCCTACTAGAGCTATTCCAAATGAATATGGAAAAATAATAGCAAGAGTCTCAAAGTTCATCGGCACATGCGGAAGCAGAAAGCTTGGGAGAGAAGGGGTAATTTGTCCTAAATCTCCCACAGTTCGTACGTGAGCTCCTGTTGCAACCGCAATAATAGTAACCACAATAATGGCTACCAGTGGTGAAGGAACAACTTTTGTCACCCGCGGAAACAAATAGATAATGGCAAGACCTCCTGTCACCATGGCATACATTACCCATGTAGCTCCCTTGAAATGCGGCAGCTGAGCCATAAAAATTAGAATGGCTAATGCATTTACAAATCCGACCATAACAGAACGGGGAATAAACTTCATTAACCTGGAAATTTTCATTGATCCTAGTATAATTTGGATAATTCCTGTCAAAATAGTTGCTGCCAAAAGATATTGGAGGCCATGGCCTCGTACCAATCCCCCCATTAACAAGGCCGTTGCTCCTGTAGCAGCTGATATCATCGCAGGTCTTCCCCCAACCAAAGCTATAACAAAAGCAATACAAAATGATGCATATAAACCTATCATCGGCGGGACTCCCGCAATAATGGAAAAAGCGATGGCTTCTGGTATTAAGGCTAATCCCACAACTAACCCGGACAAGATATCCCCTCTTACATTGCCAAACCATTCATATTTAATTTTATTAAGATTCAAAAACAACTCACTCCATATGTTCAAAATTTGATGACTTTCAACTCTCATGAAAGTCGGGGCCGTTGATAACGAAAGCCATTATAACATAAACTACAAATTGAAGAAAATGTAATTACATGGATACGTTTAGCTGGCACTTGTACTTGGTACCACTGTTTTATCTAAGGTTGTTCTTGCACAGATTACTACTTTTCGTGCAATGGACAAATCCTTATTGTTATTCATCGAGCATAGTTTTATTTAAAAGTTTCTATATAGAGCTTAGATTGCAGCCAAGTTTACGAAAAAATAATTGTTTTCCTTAAACACAAAAAAAATCAGTAACAAATAGCTACCAATCCTTAAAGAAAGATTTAATGTTTTTATCTTTTATCTAGATTTTCCCGCACATAAGGACCAAGATAAAGCCCGTTAATACCCCAGACAATATTCATTATTTTCATGGGTTGAGGATTTTTAAAAATATCCACTAAAATGACCAGTGCTGAAATTATCCCAACAAAAACACAGATATAAGCTATTGTGATGAGTAAACTCACTAAATGCCCCTCCTATAAACAACTTTTCATTTAGGATACCCCCCTACCCTAAATGAAAACATCTGATTTTTATTAATAAAATATTCCAGATCCTCCAAAATCCCGTTGTTTATACTATATTTATATGATATGTTCACTAATGGAAACAAACTAACTGAAGGAGAACTACACCAAATGAATCATTCCAAGAAAGCATTGTTTACCAGTCTTATCGTCGCATCTTCCGTTTTATTTGTAGGATGTGCACATACAAATACATCTGTGGCTTCGGATAACAAAGTTGCTGTTGAAAAACATACGAATTCTGAGGATCAAACAAAATCAGAGAGTTCCAAAGAAGCAACTGCTGAACAAACAGCAGCCGTTGAGAAAAAAGATAACGCTACAAAAACAACTACTGCAAGAAATCACGTGACAGCAAACCAAGACAAAGCTACAAAGATTGATACAAACGACAGTGTGCAAACAAAAAAAGCACCAGTTAGTTCATTAACCTTTCATATAGAGGAAAAAGGCAAATATACACCTCAATTTCCTTCATCTTGGAAAACATCTTCTTCATCTCCATATCAGGCAGCCATTGATGGGAGAGGTGAAAATGCAGGAGAAGAAGGGCAAGGAACCATTCTAGTGGAAAATACGGATACAGAACATACTACTCTATATTCTTTAACAGGTGCGGTAGCGAATTCACAAACACCTAAATTTGTGGAATGGAAAAATAACCATATTCTATATGTTATTATTGGTTATCCATATGGAACTATTTCTGAAGGCGGGAATCTATATGAATTAAATATTGATACCCATGCCCTTACTCCTGTAATAATTAATTTACCTAAAAAAGAGGAGATCATCTCTGTATATAAAAATAGCAATAACGTTTTTATGTATAAAAAGAATGTATATACAGATGATAATTTCACAAAATCTTATATAGTTGAAGGTAAAGTTCCAGAAGGACAAAACTAGTTAGACATTGGTTAGATATAAATACAAAAGTGAAGGCTGTATCAATAATTATTAAGTAGTTACTGATACAGCCTCAAAAAAAAAACAATAAACAAGTTTCCCTAAAAATATTCTGTGACACTAATATGAATTCTAAAACTCCAATTCTTTGGACAAACCTGTAGAAGTCTTCTTTTTTTTGCCAATCTCCTTATAAAATCCAATCAACCCACTCCATTACTTCGTACACTTCAAAAGCCTGAAGATTTGATTTAAACAGCTGACCTAACTCGGCTTTTAGCCCTTTAGCCTTTCCACCTATAAATATATCAAACCTCTCTCCACGTTTAAGAACTGCACTATCATTTACCACAGGTTCACCGCATCCAACAGGACAGCCTGAATATGATGGTTTAAGTGTGACAGGTACCTCCATTCCAGCGATCCTGCTGATTTATCTCATAGCGCCGATAAATTATATTCAATCCGCCTTTTCTTATTCAAAGTAAAAATAAATATAATTTTCTTAAACAACCCTATCGAGATATGTAAAAAGCCAGTGACAGCTGATTATAAAAAAATCTGTCACTGGCTATTATTTTTACATGTTTAAAGTTTTACCTTTTGTAATCTTAGAGCATTTAAAACAACAGAAACGGAACTAAAAGCCATGGCTGCTCCTGCAAGCCAAGGAGCGAGAAATCCATATGCGGCTATTGGAATTCCTATTGCATTATAAGCAAGTGCCCAAAACAAATTCTGTTTAATATTGTGAATGGTTTTTTTACTCATAAATATGGCATCTGCAATACTATTCAAATCCCCACGGATCAACGTTATGTCTGCGGCTTCCATTGCTACATCAGTCCCAGTACCTATCGCCATGCCGACATCTGCGGTCGCAAGTGCTGGTGCATCATTGATACCGTCACCTACCATCGCCACTTTTCTTCCTCGTTGCTGTAATTTTTTAACCTCTTCTGCTTTACCGCTTGGTAAAACTTCTGCAATGACATGATCAATTTCGACTTGCTCGCTAATATAGGACGCGGTTCTTTTATTATCACCTGTTATCATGAAAACCTCTAATCCCATGTTCTTTAGTCGGTTGATGGCATCCTTAGAATTTTCTTTAACCGTATCTGCCACCGCAATGACCCCTGCATATTCCTGGTTCACTGCTACGAGCATAACCGTTTTTCCGTTTGATTCCAATAGGTTAACAGTGTCTAGAACGGATGTAAATTCAACTTTGTGTTGATTCATTAATTTCTGCGTTCCAATTAATAGTGAATATCCGTTTACAGTAGCCTGAATTCCA is a genomic window containing:
- a CDS encoding DUF2812 domain-containing protein, with protein sequence MKKRVFKPFFAWQIKKEEDWLKQMARNGWILKGCRYFYYYFEKTNQQRFKYRTDYEWIRSKHKQEYLNIFQKAGWTHTAEWLGWHYFQAERENVCFPDISINGIAKLRKLKKMKNQLVFGLLLAFVLVILATITVILTGKLSAVMVLIVSGLVLMSILHLIANISARIVQMQKEDSLT
- a CDS encoding general stress protein → MDMQKVGSFYTAEETISYIYHLLLEGFECGQISVVSKAVHDMEVITQTMQVSEKQAISHRFLGILSGLLAGLGGIFILPQLLNPGIGHILAAAPIASYVYGETHDDLKHLLASYGCLDEEAEMTVSELEVGKIVVLLELN
- a CDS encoding YckD family protein, encoding MNKIRVIIMALVVVLAAAGFSSVHAQETAKQQPMEQQHVKLTAKQKAELANLTKDLMEKKKQLVSKYAEFGVIPKEKADKIIAHLDKRYAEMDKNGFIPQWKHHHEHHQHHQD
- a CDS encoding VOC family protein; translated protein: MTFHQPPNIFAASINLIVEDIEKSIVFYQGILGLKILQQFEQKVLLTADGYQPLLTLEQPEGVLPKESRRTGLYHFALLLPNRSELGVFLYHLLRTGYPIQGASYHLVSEAIYLQYPDGNGIEVYADRPSEEWEWTEGQVVMATEPIQAQDLLAQGKEKEWLGLPKDTIMGHIHLHVANLKDAGDFYVSGLGFNIVQKLSNHALFISTGEYHHHIGLNIWNGEGIPAPSKKSAGLHYFTIVLSDKETLNHIISTLSSMKVKIQEENKAYFVHDPSGNLIQLKVH
- a CDS encoding CAP domain-containing protein; this encodes MIKGKKRLFAAPVLLLGLAACNHQGNNSAMDNTRDDRALRNVSYNEGNVPHPYHRGVITHNQNDKTRYRYPDRLVGVNISAMDTNQSSSVYPQTKAVLTQDAKYESVPVNPENAIGFQAGPIPGVQAGISPGGNSTSQNGGNLASPGTQNQSPAQNNASIGNMAKQVIDLTNQQRKQNGLPALKADKQLSGVADKKATDMEQNHYFSHTSPTYGSPFDMMRDFGVTYNTAGENIAKGQQSAQDVVNQWMNSEGHRKNILNPNFTNIGVGYDTNGNYWSQMFTGK
- a CDS encoding SulP family inorganic anion transporter, with the protein product MNLNKIKYEWFGNVRGDILSGLVVGLALIPEAIAFSIIAGVPPMIGLYASFCIAFVIALVGGRPAMISAATGATALLMGGLVRGHGLQYLLAATILTGIIQIILGSMKISRLMKFIPRSVMVGFVNALAILIFMAQLPHFKGATWVMYAMVTGGLAIIYLFPRVTKVVPSPLVAIIVVTIIAVATGAHVRTVGDLGQITPSLPSFLLPHVPMNFETLAIIFPYSFGIALVGLIESLLTAQIVDDFTDTDSDKNKEARGQGMANIVSGLFGGMAGCAMIGQSGINVRSGGRGRLSTFVAAVFLMVLIVALNHVLVKIPMAALVSVMIMVCIGTFDWSSLTKLHILPKTDSAVMIITVITVVATNNLSIGVLVGVILSAVFFAVKISKIEVKLMSSNSIRQIYKVTGQLFFASVTDFVNAFDFKENVKEIVIDLSHAHIWDDTAVGAIDKVIIKYKEHGTRVIIDGLNQESYRLVEKISVLEMSKVLGKVVGE
- a CDS encoding DUF4652 domain-containing protein; protein product: MNHSKKALFTSLIVASSVLFVGCAHTNTSVASDNKVAVEKHTNSEDQTKSESSKEATAEQTAAVEKKDNATKTTTARNHVTANQDKATKIDTNDSVQTKKAPVSSLTFHIEEKGKYTPQFPSSWKTSSSSPYQAAIDGRGENAGEEGQGTILVENTDTEHTTLYSLTGAVANSQTPKFVEWKNNHILYVIIGYPYGTISEGGNLYELNIDTHALTPVIINLPKKEEIISVYKNSNNVFMYKKNVYTDDNFTKSYIVEGKVPEGQN